A stretch of Bradyrhizobium sp. AZCC 2262 DNA encodes these proteins:
- a CDS encoding patatin-like phospholipase family protein gives MAIADIKATPVLVLLGDVTAVPHHAGALAALERAGIDIQWVCGSSGGAISAAIIAGNSPERRMVALLDFWHWYQRDPWVWPQSPDAQATTERRLYDTSHATLFRLVDFDLLNNGPVRMTTLATSVARGSYTFFDSSRSMVTADHILACSLASPDRFSIEINGERYWNDDWLSVTTLQFILHEEARRLLVFVVDPWARKRPFSGEPEWQRARAREIANVTRIDYDIQAIGNNLALGRITEEKRPRPLSAAALDLPTVDIVHAQSNSGATGFADPKSVPFGTPDFEAAMAVVSRAIDRRPWEQERGDAPVAVHTVSVESESTEMYPGRAAGPRRPRGASRKPPHLEDLIKSITRVTPAGEQSTVQQSSIEPNIIPVPLPADLPLSLPADLKGILDVSAPVIAVPERPGLIFKLEGEGDRVGVDEVVWEQPFDLVVDYGAGSDSALTVVTGERLISATSGPSAELGISVAPSGFALREGSPFQTLKFENGVLTGETPRFKLRAPRPADLAGRTSGPCGVFVMLTKANALVHSFFIEIRLVEVLDREAHPAPVIDIDLDGVAASKPEERVATITITNEGAAWQVYWNIDGVQSRPRIASKATPAALKAAYDTYINNDLKQVAESALWRNTDAQLHLPDNAASRDEAQKLMGITASAGYKLHKLFREDEVFEEAIELIEKLPDGSRITVITDDVVFPWELFYPLSIIDGEPKENLQPDMFWGNRFIIESLLIATSSAEKLPSNRQQGGKLHVSMGLNASIDLAPAWKGRDLLPVQFQKAYFDSVFASSGDYAAGYKQVLTAIRRKPPDASLIYFFCHGTADRLEFEASTAFTPYHVDGEKFSNWPVVFINACDAGNTSPLSFLSFRTEFRKRRAAGLIAPSFPIPTLFAAIFAKAFMERYAGKEAVGSILFDLRKKLLSDDNPLGLWYSLQCPLDLKAPG, from the coding sequence TTGGCGATCGCTGACATCAAGGCAACGCCGGTTCTCGTTCTGCTCGGTGATGTGACCGCGGTGCCGCATCATGCCGGGGCGCTGGCGGCGCTGGAGCGAGCTGGCATCGATATCCAATGGGTGTGCGGCAGTTCAGGCGGCGCCATTTCGGCGGCGATTATTGCCGGTAATTCGCCCGAGCGCCGGATGGTTGCCCTTCTCGACTTCTGGCACTGGTACCAGCGCGATCCGTGGGTCTGGCCGCAGTCCCCGGATGCTCAGGCCACTACCGAGCGCCGTCTCTATGACACGTCGCACGCTACCCTCTTTCGTCTCGTGGACTTCGACCTGCTGAACAACGGACCGGTCCGTATGACCACGTTGGCGACCAGCGTGGCACGGGGCAGTTACACGTTCTTCGACAGTTCGAGATCCATGGTTACTGCTGACCACATCCTGGCCTGCAGTTTGGCGAGCCCGGACAGGTTCTCGATCGAAATCAACGGCGAGCGTTACTGGAACGACGATTGGCTTTCGGTCACCACCCTTCAATTCATTTTGCACGAGGAAGCTCGCCGTCTGCTCGTCTTTGTCGTCGATCCCTGGGCGCGCAAGCGACCTTTCTCCGGGGAGCCCGAATGGCAGCGCGCGCGGGCGCGTGAAATCGCCAACGTCACCCGGATCGACTACGACATCCAGGCCATCGGAAACAATCTCGCCCTCGGCAGGATCACCGAAGAGAAACGCCCCCGACCGCTTTCGGCTGCCGCCCTCGACCTGCCTACGGTCGATATTGTTCATGCCCAGTCGAATTCAGGTGCGACCGGCTTCGCGGACCCGAAGTCTGTCCCGTTCGGGACTCCTGATTTTGAGGCGGCGATGGCCGTGGTCAGCCGCGCCATTGATCGCAGGCCCTGGGAACAGGAGCGCGGGGATGCGCCTGTCGCGGTTCACACCGTCTCCGTCGAGTCCGAGTCGACGGAAATGTATCCGGGAAGGGCGGCCGGCCCCCGCAGGCCGCGCGGGGCCAGCCGCAAGCCTCCCCATCTTGAAGACCTGATCAAAAGCATCACAAGGGTCACGCCAGCCGGCGAGCAAAGCACGGTGCAGCAGAGTTCAATTGAGCCGAATATAATTCCGGTGCCTTTGCCCGCAGACTTGCCGCTGTCTTTGCCTGCGGATTTGAAGGGTATCCTGGATGTTTCCGCGCCGGTGATTGCGGTCCCGGAACGCCCGGGACTCATCTTCAAGCTGGAAGGCGAGGGCGACCGTGTCGGTGTCGACGAGGTGGTGTGGGAGCAGCCGTTCGATCTGGTCGTCGACTACGGAGCGGGTTCGGATAGCGCGCTGACGGTGGTGACCGGAGAGAGGCTGATCTCGGCCACCTCCGGTCCTTCCGCCGAACTGGGAATATCGGTTGCGCCGAGCGGGTTCGCTCTGCGCGAAGGCAGCCCCTTTCAAACCCTGAAATTCGAGAATGGCGTTCTGACGGGCGAAACGCCGCGCTTCAAGCTCAGGGCACCGCGGCCGGCCGACCTCGCGGGCCGCACGAGCGGTCCCTGCGGCGTCTTCGTCATGCTGACCAAGGCGAACGCGCTCGTCCACAGCTTCTTCATCGAAATTCGTCTGGTCGAGGTGTTGGACCGCGAGGCGCATCCGGCGCCTGTGATCGATATCGACCTCGACGGTGTCGCTGCCAGCAAGCCCGAGGAGCGGGTCGCGACGATTACGATCACGAACGAAGGTGCCGCCTGGCAGGTTTACTGGAATATCGACGGCGTGCAGAGCCGGCCCCGGATCGCTTCAAAGGCAACACCGGCTGCGCTCAAGGCGGCTTACGACACCTATATCAACAACGACCTGAAGCAGGTCGCGGAGAGTGCGCTGTGGCGCAATACCGATGCGCAACTGCATCTGCCTGACAATGCTGCCTCGCGCGACGAAGCGCAGAAGCTGATGGGTATCACGGCGAGCGCCGGCTACAAGCTCCACAAGCTTTTCCGCGAGGATGAGGTTTTTGAAGAAGCCATCGAACTGATTGAAAAGCTGCCCGACGGGTCCAGGATTACGGTGATCACCGACGACGTCGTCTTCCCCTGGGAATTGTTTTATCCGCTCTCCATTATCGACGGTGAGCCGAAGGAAAATCTGCAGCCGGACATGTTTTGGGGAAATCGCTTCATCATCGAGTCGTTGCTGATCGCCACGTCGAGCGCGGAGAAGCTGCCTTCGAACCGCCAGCAGGGCGGCAAGCTGCATGTCAGCATGGGGCTGAATGCCAGCATCGATCTCGCCCCAGCCTGGAAGGGGCGGGACCTGCTGCCGGTGCAGTTCCAGAAAGCCTATTTTGACTCGGTGTTCGCCAGCAGCGGCGACTATGCCGCTGGATACAAGCAGGTACTGACCGCGATCCGGAGGAAGCCGCCGGACGCCAGCCTGATCTACTTCTTCTGCCACGGAACGGCCGACAGGTTGGAGTTCGAAGCGTCGACCGCCTTCACCCCCTACCATGTGGACGGCGAGAAGTTTTCCAACTGGCCCGTCGTGTTCATCAACGCCTGTGATGCGGGCAACACCTCTCCGCTTTCGTTCCTCTCGTTCCGCACGGAATTCAGGAAGCGCCGGGCCGCGGGACTGATCGCGCCGTCTTTCCCGATCCCGACCTTGTTCGCGGCGATTTTCGCCAAGGCCTTCATGGAGCGTTATGCCGGCAAAGAAGCCGTCGGATCGATCCTGTTCGATTTGCGCAAGAAGCTGCTGTCGGACGACAACCCGCTCGGCCTCTGGTACTCGCTGCAATGTCCCCTCGACCTCAAAGCACCGGGGTGA
- the recO gene encoding DNA repair protein RecO, with amino-acid sequence MEWTDEGIVLGVRRHGESSAIVELLTREHGRHLGLVRGGASSRMRPLLQPGNSVTAVWRARLDEHLGTYAIEGTRLRAATLLASSHAVYGVTHLASLARLLPERDPHEDIYEMLDRTLDDFDDAGGAAAHLIRFELAMLAELGFGLDLENCAATGGTADLIYVSPKSGGAVSRAAGEPYRDRLLRLPAFLREGEGGANGWSDQDLQDGFRLTGLFLLRHVLEPRGQGHSDARDGFINAVMKRRARA; translated from the coding sequence ATGGAATGGACCGACGAAGGCATCGTGCTTGGGGTGCGGCGGCATGGCGAATCTTCCGCCATCGTCGAATTGCTGACGCGCGAGCATGGCCGTCATCTGGGTCTCGTGCGCGGCGGCGCCTCCTCGCGGATGCGGCCGCTGCTGCAGCCCGGCAACAGCGTCACGGCGGTCTGGCGGGCGCGGCTCGATGAGCACCTCGGCACCTACGCCATCGAGGGCACGCGGCTGCGCGCGGCAACGCTGCTCGCATCCTCCCATGCCGTCTATGGCGTCACGCATCTCGCCTCGCTGGCGCGGCTGCTGCCGGAGCGCGATCCGCACGAGGACATCTACGAGATGCTCGACCGCACGCTCGACGATTTTGACGATGCCGGCGGCGCGGCCGCCCACCTCATCAGGTTCGAACTCGCGATGCTCGCCGAACTCGGCTTCGGCCTCGATCTGGAAAACTGCGCCGCCACCGGCGGGACCGCGGACCTGATCTACGTCTCGCCAAAGTCCGGCGGCGCGGTGTCGCGGGCCGCCGGCGAGCCGTACCGGGACCGCCTGCTGCGGCTGCCGGCCTTCCTGCGCGAAGGCGAGGGTGGCGCCAACGGTTGGTCGGATCAGGATCTGCAGGACGGTTTTCGCCTGACCGGCCTGTTCCTGCTCCGCCACGTGCTGGAACCGCGCGGGCAGGGCCACTCCGACGCCAGGGACGGGTTCATCAACGCGGTGATGAAGCGGCGGGCGCGCGCCTAG
- the era gene encoding GTPase Era: protein MTVESSAEATSAETRCGFVALIGAPNVGKSTLVNALVGSKVTIVSRKVQTTRALIRGIVIEDNAQIILVDTPGIFSPKRRLDRAMVSTAWSGAHDADLVCVLLDAKAGIDEEAEAILNKLASVQHPKILVLNKIDLIPREKLLALAQAANDRMKFEHTFMISALSGDGVDDLRKTLARMVPPGPFHYPEDQMSDAPLRHLAAEITREKIYRQLHQELPYQSTVETDTWTERKDKSVRIEQTIFVERESQRKIVLGKGGATIKSIGADSRKEIAEILGVPVHLFLFVKVRENWGDDPDRYREMGLEFPKE from the coding sequence ATGACAGTTGAATCCTCAGCCGAAGCCACGTCCGCCGAGACCCGCTGCGGCTTCGTCGCGCTGATCGGCGCCCCCAATGTCGGCAAGTCCACGCTCGTCAACGCGCTGGTCGGCTCCAAGGTCACCATCGTCTCGCGCAAGGTGCAGACGACGCGCGCCCTGATCCGCGGCATCGTGATCGAGGACAACGCGCAAATCATCCTGGTCGATACGCCCGGCATCTTCTCGCCCAAGCGAAGGCTCGACCGCGCCATGGTCTCCACCGCCTGGAGCGGGGCCCATGATGCCGACCTTGTCTGCGTGCTGCTCGACGCCAAGGCCGGGATCGACGAGGAGGCGGAAGCGATCCTGAACAAGCTGGCGTCGGTTCAACACCCGAAAATCCTGGTGCTGAACAAGATCGACCTGATCCCGCGTGAGAAGCTGTTGGCGTTGGCGCAAGCCGCCAACGACCGCATGAAATTCGAACACACCTTCATGATCTCGGCGCTGTCGGGCGATGGCGTCGACGATCTGCGCAAGACGCTTGCGAGGATGGTGCCGCCTGGCCCCTTCCACTATCCGGAAGACCAGATGTCGGATGCGCCGCTGCGGCATCTGGCGGCCGAAATCACCCGCGAAAAGATCTATCGCCAGCTTCACCAGGAACTGCCGTATCAATCCACCGTCGAGACCGACACCTGGACCGAGCGCAAGGACAAGTCGGTGCGGATCGAGCAGACAATCTTTGTCGAGCGCGAGAGCCAGCGCAAGATCGTGCTCGGCAAGGGCGGCGCCACCATCAAGTCGATCGGCGCGGATTCGCGTAAAGAGATCGCCGAGATTCTGGGCGTGCCCGTGCATTTGTTTCTGTTCGTCAAGGTGCGCGAGAACTGGGGCGACGATCCCGACCGCTACCGGGAAATGGGACTGGAATTCCCCAAGGAATAA
- the rnc gene encoding ribonuclease III encodes MIDETATIPDTSTSGEPGQQAEAAGVAAPKKKRGKAGAKAAAAAIEGRIGYKFSDPALLTTAFTHVSALKPATRHRADSYQRLEFLGDHVLGLIISDMLYRAYPRADEGELSKRLADLVRKESCADVAKSLGLLDDIKLGAVGAGAGARLRKSVLGDICEAVIGAIYLDGGYAAASQFVERNWLERMRKPRRPLRDPKTVLQEWAQSKGLPTPVYREIERTGPHHDPQFRVAVDLPGLAPAEGVGGSKRAAEKVAASVMIEREGVGGGSNDS; translated from the coding sequence ATGATCGACGAGACAGCGACCATTCCTGATACATCGACCTCGGGTGAGCCGGGCCAGCAGGCCGAAGCCGCCGGCGTCGCTGCGCCGAAAAAGAAGCGCGGCAAGGCCGGGGCCAAGGCGGCCGCTGCCGCGATCGAGGGACGCATCGGCTACAAATTTTCCGATCCCGCGCTGCTGACGACCGCCTTTACCCATGTCTCCGCCTTGAAGCCCGCGACCCGCCATCGCGCCGACAGCTATCAGCGGCTGGAATTCCTCGGCGATCACGTGCTCGGGCTGATCATCTCCGACATGCTGTATCGCGCCTATCCGCGGGCCGACGAGGGCGAATTGTCGAAACGGCTCGCCGATCTCGTGCGCAAGGAAAGCTGCGCCGACGTCGCAAAATCGCTCGGGCTGCTCGACGACATCAAGCTCGGTGCGGTAGGCGCGGGCGCAGGCGCGCGCCTGCGCAAATCCGTGCTCGGCGACATCTGCGAGGCGGTGATCGGGGCGATCTATCTCGACGGCGGCTATGCCGCGGCTTCGCAATTCGTCGAGCGCAACTGGCTGGAGCGGATGCGCAAGCCGCGCCGGCCGCTGCGCGATCCCAAGACGGTGTTGCAGGAATGGGCCCAGAGCAAGGGATTGCCGACGCCGGTCTATCGCGAGATCGAGCGCACCGGGCCGCATCACGACCCGCAGTTCCGCGTCGCCGTCGATCTGCCGGGACTGGCGCCCGCCGAAGGCGTCGGCGGCTCCAAGCGCGCCGCCGAGAAGGTCGCAGCCTCCGTGATGATCGAACGCGAAGGCGTCGGCGGCGGCAGCAATGACAGTTGA
- the lepB gene encoding signal peptidase I, producing MSVTSSTKSESGLGETIRVVIHALLIALVIRTFLFQPFNIPSGSMKATLLVGDYLFVSKYSYGYSHYSIPLSPPLFSGRIFGSEPNRGDIVVFRLPKDDSTDYIKRVIGLPGDRIQMREGLLYINDKPVKRERLSDFIGEDPCGSDATARVKRWKETLPNGVSYESLDCVDNGFYDNTNVYTVPAGHFFMMGDNRDNSTDSRVLSAVGYVPFENIVGRAQMIFFSIAEGEHAWMFWRWPTAVRWNRLFTIVR from the coding sequence ATGAGCGTGACCTCCAGCACAAAATCTGAAAGCGGCTTGGGCGAAACCATCCGCGTCGTCATCCACGCTCTCCTGATCGCGCTCGTGATCCGCACCTTCCTGTTCCAGCCGTTCAACATCCCCTCGGGATCGATGAAGGCGACGCTGCTGGTGGGCGACTACCTGTTCGTCTCGAAATATTCCTACGGCTACAGCCACTATTCCATTCCACTGTCGCCGCCGCTGTTCTCGGGCCGCATCTTCGGCTCGGAGCCGAACCGGGGCGACATCGTGGTGTTCCGCCTGCCCAAGGACGACTCCACCGATTACATCAAGCGCGTGATCGGCCTGCCGGGCGACCGCATCCAGATGCGGGAAGGCCTGCTCTATATCAACGACAAGCCGGTCAAGCGCGAGCGCTTGTCCGATTTCATCGGCGAAGACCCCTGCGGCTCGGATGCCACCGCGCGCGTGAAGCGCTGGAAGGAAACGCTGCCGAACGGCGTCAGCTATGAATCGCTCGATTGCGTCGACAACGGCTTCTACGACAACACCAACGTCTACACCGTGCCCGCCGGCCACTTCTTCATGATGGGCGACAACCGCGACAACTCGACCGACAGCCGCGTGCTGTCGGCGGTCGGCTATGTGCCGTTCGAGAACATCGTCGGCCGGGCGCAGATGATCTTCTTCTCCATTGCCGAGGGCGAACATGCCTGGATGTTCTGGCGCTGGCCGACCGCCGTGCGCTGGAATCGCCTATTCACAATCGTGCGATGA
- the acpS gene encoding holo-ACP synthase: MIIGIGSDLIDITRVAKVIERHGDRFLDRIFTDAERARAARRANSEKMVVATYAKRFAAKEACSKALGTGIRRGVWWRDMGVVNLPGGRPTMKLTGGALARLEALTPEGFEARIDLSITDDWPLAQAFVIISAVVPGKS, encoded by the coding sequence ATGATCATCGGCATCGGCTCCGACCTGATCGACATCACAAGGGTCGCCAAGGTGATCGAACGTCATGGAGACCGCTTCCTCGACCGTATCTTCACCGACGCCGAGCGCGCCAGGGCGGCGCGCCGCGCCAACAGCGAAAAGATGGTGGTCGCGACCTACGCCAAGCGATTCGCAGCCAAGGAGGCCTGTTCCAAGGCGCTCGGCACCGGGATCCGGCGCGGCGTCTGGTGGCGGGACATGGGGGTGGTGAACCTGCCGGGCGGCCGGCCGACCATGAAACTCACCGGCGGCGCGCTGGCCCGGCTGGAGGCGTTGACGCCGGAGGGGTTCGAGGCGCGGATCGATCTGTCGATCACCGATGACTGGCCGCTGGCGCAGGCCTTCGTCATAATTTCGGCGGTCGTTCCCGGCAAATCTTGA
- a CDS encoding pyridoxine 5'-phosphate synthase → MPVSPLRLGVNVDHVATLRNARGGERPDPVRAALLAIEAGADGITAHLREDRRHIRDTDMARLKAEISKPLNFEMAATEDMLRISLATKPHAVCLVPERREELTTEGGLDVVGQHNALAPFIARLNDAGIRVSLFISADPQQIEMAARLRAPVIEIHTGGWCDAVVDGHIAKAEAEWQRIVTGATLARAAGLEVHAGHGLDYQTTETISALPEIAELNIGYFMMGEALFVGLGETVRQMRSAMDRGRQKVAGRS, encoded by the coding sequence ATGCCCGTTTCCCCGCTACGCCTCGGTGTAAACGTCGATCACGTCGCGACCTTGCGCAATGCGCGCGGCGGCGAGCGGCCGGATCCGGTGCGCGCCGCGCTGTTGGCGATCGAGGCGGGCGCCGACGGCATCACCGCGCATCTGCGTGAGGACCGCCGCCATATCCGCGACACCGACATGGCCCGCCTGAAGGCCGAAATCTCCAAACCGCTGAATTTCGAGATGGCGGCCACCGAAGACATGCTGCGGATTTCGCTCGCCACCAAGCCGCACGCCGTGTGCCTGGTGCCGGAACGCCGCGAAGAGCTCACCACCGAGGGCGGGCTTGACGTGGTCGGCCAGCACAATGCGCTGGCGCCGTTCATCGCGCGACTGAACGATGCCGGGATCCGGGTGTCGCTGTTCATCTCGGCCGACCCGCAGCAGATCGAGATGGCGGCAAGATTGCGCGCGCCCGTGATCGAGATCCATACCGGCGGCTGGTGCGACGCCGTGGTCGACGGTCATATCGCGAAGGCCGAGGCGGAATGGCAGCGGATCGTCACAGGCGCGACATTGGCGCGCGCCGCGGGGCTCGAGGTCCATGCCGGCCACGGGCTCGATTACCAGACCACGGAGACGATTTCGGCGCTGCCCGAGATCGCCGAACTCAACATCGGCTATTTCATGATGGGCGAGGCGCTGTTCGTAGGCCTTGGCGAGACGGTGCGGCAGATGCGCTCCGCGATGGACCGCGGCCGCCAGAAGGTCGCGGGCCGGTCATGA
- a CDS encoding RelA/SpoT family protein, which produces MAYWRRSSRQMQAATGQVAVAPTSPVTEKPKSRSRMMRQYDLVERVRSYNPDTNEDLLNRAYVYAMKAHGTQTRASGDPYFSHPLEVAAILTNLKLDDATIVAALLHDTIEDTEATRAEIDNIFGHEIGALVEGLTKLKRLELVSREAKQAENLRKLLLAIADDVRVLLIKLADRLHNMRTLEFVPHASRRRIAEETLDIYAPLAGRMGMHEMREELEDLSFHVLDPEAYAVVKQRLDALAERNRNLIGEIENQLSKNLQKNGITARVYGRRKQPFSIWTKMERKSVGFEQLSDIHGFRIILGDLESCYRALGVVHTTWPVVPGRFKDYISTPKQNDYRSLHTTVIGPGNQRVELQIRTEEMNQIAEFGIAAHAFYKEGAGSPTERLKHESNAFAWLRHTIGILSDSANPEEFLEHTKLELFHDQVFCFTPKGKLIALPRQANVIDFAYAVHTDVGNSAVGCKINGKFAPLSSELQNGDEVEVLTSKAQSAPPSAWESLAVTGKARAAIRRATRTAVRDQYAGLGRRIIDRLFARAKIEYADDKLKGALPRLARASIEDVMASVGRGELKASDVARAMYPDYKEERMVRYGARKSLAVKLKLKSEPPHPARSASVIPVRGINSDLPVKFAPNGGAVPGDRIVGIVTPGEGITIYPIQSPALKDFEEEPERWLDVRWDIDETMPQRFPARILVHNVNEPGSLAQVATVIAEHDGNIDNISMSRRSPDFTELTIDLEVYDLKHLSAIIAQLRAKAVVAKVERVNG; this is translated from the coding sequence ATGGCGTATTGGCGCCGCAGCTCCCGGCAAATGCAGGCCGCGACCGGTCAGGTCGCGGTGGCGCCGACCTCGCCTGTGACGGAGAAGCCGAAATCGCGCTCGCGCATGATGCGGCAATACGATCTGGTCGAACGCGTCCGCTCGTATAATCCCGACACCAACGAAGACCTGCTCAACCGGGCCTACGTCTACGCGATGAAGGCGCACGGCACGCAAACGCGCGCGTCCGGCGATCCCTATTTCTCGCATCCGCTCGAGGTGGCGGCGATCCTGACCAACCTCAAGCTCGATGACGCCACCATCGTAGCGGCCCTGCTGCACGACACCATCGAGGACACCGAGGCGACGCGCGCCGAGATCGACAACATCTTCGGCCACGAGATCGGCGCCTTGGTCGAAGGGCTCACCAAGCTGAAGCGGCTGGAGCTGGTGTCGCGCGAAGCCAAGCAGGCCGAAAACCTGCGCAAGCTGTTGCTGGCGATCGCCGACGACGTCCGCGTGCTCTTGATCAAGCTCGCCGACCGCCTGCACAACATGCGCACGCTGGAATTCGTGCCGCACGCCTCGCGCCGCCGCATCGCCGAGGAGACGCTGGACATCTATGCGCCGCTCGCCGGCCGCATGGGCATGCACGAAATGCGCGAGGAGCTCGAAGACCTGTCGTTCCACGTGCTCGACCCTGAAGCGTATGCGGTGGTGAAGCAAAGGCTCGATGCGCTCGCCGAGCGCAACCGCAATCTGATCGGCGAGATCGAAAACCAGCTTTCCAAGAATTTGCAGAAGAATGGCATCACCGCGCGCGTCTATGGCCGCCGCAAGCAGCCGTTTTCGATCTGGACCAAGATGGAGCGCAAATCGGTCGGGTTTGAGCAACTGTCCGACATCCACGGCTTCCGCATCATCCTTGGCGATCTCGAATCCTGCTACCGCGCGCTCGGCGTGGTGCACACCACCTGGCCGGTGGTGCCCGGACGCTTCAAGGACTACATCTCGACGCCGAAGCAGAATGATTACCGTTCGCTCCACACCACCGTGATCGGCCCGGGCAACCAGCGCGTCGAATTGCAGATCCGCACCGAGGAGATGAACCAGATCGCCGAATTTGGCATCGCCGCGCATGCCTTCTACAAAGAGGGGGCGGGCTCGCCGACCGAGCGGCTCAAGCACGAGTCCAACGCCTTTGCGTGGCTGCGCCACACCATCGGCATCCTCTCCGACAGCGCCAATCCGGAAGAGTTTCTGGAGCACACCAAGCTTGAACTGTTCCACGACCAGGTGTTCTGCTTCACGCCGAAGGGCAAACTGATCGCGCTGCCGCGGCAAGCCAATGTGATCGACTTCGCCTATGCCGTGCATACCGATGTCGGCAACTCGGCGGTCGGCTGCAAGATCAACGGCAAGTTCGCACCACTGTCGTCCGAACTGCAGAACGGTGACGAGGTCGAGGTGCTGACCTCCAAGGCGCAGTCCGCGCCGCCCTCGGCCTGGGAATCGCTTGCGGTCACCGGCAAGGCTCGAGCCGCGATCCGGCGCGCGACCCGCACCGCGGTACGCGATCAATATGCGGGCCTTGGCCGGCGCATCATCGATCGCCTGTTTGCCCGCGCCAAGATCGAATACGCCGACGACAAGCTGAAGGGCGCGCTTCCCCGGCTGGCGCGCGCCTCGATCGAGGACGTGATGGCCTCCGTCGGGCGTGGTGAACTCAAGGCTTCCGACGTCGCCCGCGCCATGTATCCGGACTACAAGGAAGAGCGGATGGTGCGGTACGGGGCCAGGAAGAGCCTCGCGGTGAAACTGAAGCTGAAATCGGAACCGCCGCATCCGGCGCGCAGCGCCTCCGTCATCCCGGTGCGCGGCATCAATTCCGATCTGCCGGTGAAGTTCGCGCCGAACGGCGGTGCCGTGCCGGGCGACCGCATCGTCGGCATCGTCACGCCGGGCGAGGGGATCACGATCTATCCGATCCAGTCGCCGGCGCTGAAGGACTTTGAGGAAGAGCCGGAGCGCTGGCTGGACGTGCGCTGGGATATCGATGAGACCATGCCGCAGCGTTTCCCGGCGCGGATCCTGGTCCATAACGTCAACGAGCCCGGCAGCCTAGCCCAGGTCGCTACCGTGATCGCCGAGCATGACGGCAATATCGACAATATCAGCATGTCGCGCCGCTCGCCTGATTTCACCGAGCTGACCATCGACCTCGAGGTCTATGACCTCAAGCATCTCAGTGCAATTATCGCACAATTGCGCGCCAAGGCCGTCGTCGCCAAGGTTGAGCGCGTCAACGGATAG
- the rpoZ gene encoding DNA-directed RNA polymerase subunit omega, which yields MARVTVEDCIDKVDNRFDLVLLAAHRARMISSGSQLTVDRDNDKNPVVSLREIADSTISPEDLREELVHSLQKFVEVDEPEPDTVPLIGSAGASVDADDTEVAVERMTEEELLKGLEGLAPPEEQPEEDE from the coding sequence ATGGCGCGCGTCACCGTGGAAGATTGCATTGATAAGGTCGACAACCGATTCGATCTGGTTTTGCTGGCTGCACATCGCGCCCGTATGATTTCGTCCGGCTCACAACTCACGGTTGATCGGGATAACGACAAGAACCCGGTCGTTTCGCTCCGGGAAATCGCCGATTCCACTATTTCCCCGGAAGACCTCCGCGAGGAACTGGTTCATTCCCTGCAGAAATTCGTCGAGGTCGACGAGCCAGAGCCCGATACCGTGCCTTTGATCGGCTCGGCCGGCGCCAGCGTCGATGCCGACGATACCGAGGTCGCGGTCGAGCGCATGACCGAGGAGGAACTCCTCAAGGGTCTGGAAGGCCTGGCGCCGCCTGAAGAGCAGCCCGAAGAGGACGAATAA